One window of the Archangium primigenium genome contains the following:
- the tgt gene encoding tRNA guanosine(34) transglycosylase Tgt → MAVRFELVTTDPTGARAGVLHTRRGSIPTPVFMPVATHASFRHLGMEEIKATGSKILLSNTYHLMLKPGAEVFKRFGGIHPFMQWDGAVLTDSGGFQIFSLPEDRLITEKGAHFRSFHDNSRQLLSPESSIAMQQAINSDIMMVLDVCIDSRTDEAGTREAMERTHRWALRSLAAKNQVDTGQALFAIVQGGVHPALRDESAAFLTEHAFDGFAIGGLAVGETNEERKTMTARAAAQLPEHKPRYLMGVGTPTDLLEAVLRGVDMFDCIIPTKMAQQGYAYTFGGLVRITRQVFRLSDEPLDPLCGCPVCKRYSRGYLHHLMTGKHHTGSRMLSVHNVHHYQQLTWKMRDAILRGSYAQAYRELKQMVATPKDLKDAQLEASAHAVTLKDVG, encoded by the coding sequence ATGGCCGTTCGTTTCGAGCTCGTCACCACGGATCCCACGGGAGCGCGCGCCGGCGTGCTGCACACCCGCCGGGGCTCCATCCCCACGCCGGTCTTCATGCCGGTGGCCACCCACGCCTCCTTCCGCCACCTGGGCATGGAGGAGATCAAGGCCACCGGGTCGAAGATCCTGCTGTCCAACACGTACCACCTGATGCTCAAGCCGGGCGCCGAGGTGTTCAAGCGCTTCGGGGGCATCCATCCCTTCATGCAGTGGGATGGGGCGGTGCTCACGGACTCGGGAGGCTTCCAGATCTTCTCGCTGCCCGAGGATCGGCTCATCACCGAGAAGGGCGCCCACTTCCGCTCCTTCCACGACAACAGCCGGCAGCTGCTCAGCCCCGAGTCGAGCATCGCCATGCAGCAGGCGATCAACTCGGACATCATGATGGTGCTGGACGTGTGCATCGACTCGCGCACGGACGAGGCCGGCACGCGCGAGGCCATGGAGCGCACCCACCGCTGGGCGCTGCGCAGCCTGGCGGCGAAGAACCAGGTGGACACGGGCCAGGCGCTCTTCGCCATCGTCCAGGGCGGGGTGCACCCGGCCCTGCGCGACGAGAGCGCCGCGTTCCTCACCGAGCACGCCTTCGACGGCTTCGCCATCGGCGGGCTCGCGGTGGGCGAGACGAACGAGGAGCGCAAGACGATGACGGCGCGGGCCGCGGCCCAGCTGCCCGAGCACAAGCCGCGCTACCTCATGGGCGTGGGCACGCCCACGGACCTCCTGGAGGCGGTGCTCCGGGGCGTGGACATGTTCGACTGCATCATCCCCACGAAGATGGCGCAGCAGGGCTACGCCTACACCTTCGGGGGCCTCGTGCGCATCACCCGCCAGGTGTTCCGCCTGTCCGACGAGCCGTTGGATCCGCTGTGCGGCTGCCCCGTCTGCAAGCGCTACAGCCGCGGCTACCTGCACCACCTGATGACGGGCAAGCACCACACGGGCTCGCGCATGCTCTCGGTGCACAACGTGCACCACTACCAGCAGCTCACCTGGAAGATGCGCGACGCCATCCTCCGCGGCTCGTACGCCCAGGCCTACCGCGAGCTCAAGCAGATGGTGGCCACGCCCAAGGACTTGAAGGACGCGCAGTTGGAGGCCAGCGCCCACGCCGTCACGCTCAAGGACGTGGGCTGA
- a CDS encoding MnmC family methyltransferase: protein MDASDANPRDGDFELVTLRNGARAVRHLGHGEVMHPATGPWQEAMRLYVEQPRLAERLRTPGAPLVIHDVGLGAGTNAVAALTCARALGGERQRALEIVSFEVDLAPLRLALADAAGFPFLQPFRDAAEALMRTGAWEEDGVRWRLHLGDARGRLEARPKADLVFFDPFSPASNPEMWTVPVLRQVRAGCREDGEGALLLTYSAATPTRVTLLLAGFHVGAGLSTGTKGETTVAATRRESLAAPLGERWLSRWRRSSARAPHGEALTPQLEAQLLAHPQWTIV from the coding sequence GTGGACGCCTCCGACGCCAACCCCCGGGACGGGGACTTCGAGCTGGTGACGCTGCGCAACGGCGCGCGCGCGGTGCGCCACCTGGGGCACGGCGAGGTGATGCACCCGGCGACGGGCCCCTGGCAGGAAGCGATGCGCCTGTACGTGGAGCAGCCGCGGCTGGCCGAGCGGCTGCGCACCCCGGGCGCGCCCCTGGTCATCCACGACGTGGGCCTGGGGGCGGGCACCAACGCGGTGGCGGCGCTCACGTGCGCGCGGGCGCTCGGCGGCGAGCGCCAGCGGGCCCTGGAGATCGTCAGCTTCGAGGTGGACCTGGCGCCCTTGCGGCTGGCGCTGGCGGACGCGGCGGGTTTTCCCTTCCTGCAACCCTTCCGGGACGCGGCCGAGGCGCTGATGCGCACGGGCGCCTGGGAGGAGGACGGGGTGCGCTGGCGGCTGCACCTGGGGGATGCGCGGGGGCGGCTGGAGGCGAGGCCGAAGGCGGACCTGGTCTTCTTCGATCCGTTCTCCCCGGCGAGCAACCCGGAGATGTGGACGGTGCCCGTGCTGCGGCAGGTGCGCGCCGGGTGCCGGGAGGACGGGGAGGGCGCGCTGCTGCTCACCTACAGCGCCGCCACCCCCACGCGGGTCACCCTGCTGCTCGCGGGCTTCCATGTGGGCGCCGGGCTGTCCACGGGCACCAAGGGCGAGACCACGGTGGCCGCCACGCGCCGCGAGTCCCTGGCCGCCCCCCTGGGCGAGCGCTGGCTGTCGCGCTGGCGCCGCTCCTCCGCGCGGGCGCCGCACGGCGAGGCCCTGACGCCGCAGCTCGAGGCCCAGCTCCTGGCCCATCCGCAATGGACAATCGTCTGA
- a CDS encoding ATP-binding protein, translating to MSVVAELIESRLGDLVHRWAGHVRQRMDLQGGASVLDEARLAGDLRALVGHLRGRDASPVSAPDVLAFLPGVVWALLEEARCPAPLAEVRVVTDFVAQASTGGRLADTRLQRLIEHAPAIVCTLNGPHHVFALVNPVCQQLVGRDRHLVGLSVQEALPETVAQGFLQLLDQVYTTGEPFVGREVRLQLDAGAQGPGEERFLHFVFQPRRDARGQVEGIDAFGFEVTDQVRARRRAEALSERLRESEERMLGLAEAAGAGFFELYAATGRLTADARVYALLGLVPGAPLTLELVLQCVYAEDRERLTREISTLLSEPSDAPFIITARVVGLGTVPLRWVESRGQRRQDSNGRPMLVGALLDVTARKEAEASSQALLQALGQSETRYRLATRATKDAIWDWNLANNHVTWNEGLREQFGHTSEQVRPDGDWWMEHIHPADRERVSGRIHAVIDAPAGHDWQDDYRFQRRDGSWAFVTDRGWVSRDESGAALRMVGAMQDVTERREAEFLRLRQSRHFALSARVGLAISRGTVLGVMLQECAEALVGELEVVLARIWLLGAAHEGLELGADAGLSPPSEGPYGRVPPARSTLDRIARERQPLFSQAPGEDPRVDAPEWRQREGLVAFAGLPLFVGDKPVGVMALFSRQPMEQDTLDILKQVSDGIAQGVERLRAEDALRTRVDFEQKLIGIVSHDLRNPLNAITLGTAVLVQRQGLDERATRSVLRIQSSAERATRMVKDLLDFTQARLGGGIHIETRPVDLREVVGGVLEEVRAAEPTRVLDVRHEGDGQGTWDADRLAQVVQNLVTNALKYSPADSRVRIATREEGGAVSLTVSNGGAPIPASKLSSIFEPMQRATAEVDKVGRSVGLGLYIVKSIVEAHGGSIAVSSTQAEGTTFTVRLPRQRP from the coding sequence GTGAGCGTCGTCGCGGAGCTGATCGAATCCCGTCTGGGTGACCTCGTTCACCGCTGGGCCGGGCACGTGCGCCAGCGCATGGACCTCCAGGGGGGCGCGAGCGTCCTGGACGAGGCACGGCTCGCCGGGGACCTGCGCGCCCTGGTGGGCCACTTGAGGGGGCGGGACGCGTCCCCCGTCTCGGCGCCCGACGTGCTCGCGTTCCTGCCGGGCGTCGTGTGGGCGCTCCTCGAGGAGGCGCGGTGTCCGGCGCCCCTGGCCGAGGTGCGCGTCGTCACCGACTTCGTCGCCCAGGCCTCCACCGGCGGGCGGCTCGCGGACACGCGTCTGCAGCGGCTCATCGAGCACGCGCCCGCGATCGTGTGCACGCTGAACGGCCCCCACCACGTCTTCGCCCTGGTCAACCCGGTCTGCCAGCAGTTGGTGGGCCGCGATCGCCACCTGGTGGGCTTGTCCGTCCAGGAGGCGCTGCCGGAAACGGTGGCACAGGGCTTCCTCCAACTGCTCGACCAGGTCTACACCACGGGGGAGCCCTTCGTCGGGCGTGAGGTGCGCCTGCAACTGGACGCGGGCGCACAGGGCCCCGGCGAGGAGCGCTTCCTCCACTTCGTCTTCCAGCCCCGGCGTGACGCGCGCGGGCAGGTGGAGGGCATTGACGCCTTCGGCTTCGAGGTGACGGACCAGGTGCGGGCGCGCCGGCGCGCCGAGGCGCTGTCCGAGCGGCTGCGCGAGAGCGAGGAGCGGATGCTGGGGCTGGCGGAGGCCGCGGGCGCGGGCTTCTTCGAGCTGTACGCCGCCACGGGCCGCCTCACCGCGGACGCGCGCGTGTACGCGCTGCTGGGCCTGGTGCCGGGCGCGCCCCTGACGCTCGAGCTGGTGCTCCAGTGCGTGTACGCCGAGGACCGCGAGCGCCTCACGCGGGAGATCTCCACGCTGCTCTCCGAGCCGTCCGACGCGCCCTTCATCATCACCGCGCGCGTCGTGGGCCTGGGCACGGTGCCGCTGCGCTGGGTGGAGAGCCGGGGCCAGCGCCGGCAAGACAGCAACGGCCGCCCCATGCTCGTGGGCGCCCTGCTGGACGTCACCGCGCGCAAGGAGGCGGAGGCCTCCAGCCAGGCGCTGCTCCAGGCGCTCGGCCAGTCCGAGACGCGCTACCGGCTGGCGACACGGGCCACCAAGGACGCCATCTGGGACTGGAACCTGGCGAACAACCACGTGACGTGGAACGAGGGCCTGCGCGAGCAGTTCGGCCACACGTCCGAGCAGGTGCGCCCCGATGGGGACTGGTGGATGGAGCACATCCACCCGGCGGATCGCGAGCGCGTCTCGGGCCGCATCCACGCGGTGATCGACGCGCCCGCGGGCCACGACTGGCAGGACGACTACCGGTTCCAGCGGCGCGATGGCTCCTGGGCGTTCGTGACGGATCGCGGCTGGGTGTCGCGGGACGAGTCGGGCGCGGCCCTGCGCATGGTGGGCGCCATGCAGGACGTCACCGAGCGCCGGGAGGCCGAGTTCCTCCGGCTGCGGCAGTCGCGCCACTTCGCCCTGAGCGCCCGGGTGGGTCTGGCCATCTCCCGGGGCACGGTCCTGGGCGTCATGCTCCAGGAGTGCGCCGAGGCCCTGGTGGGCGAGCTGGAGGTGGTGCTCGCCCGCATCTGGCTGCTCGGCGCCGCGCACGAGGGGCTCGAGTTGGGCGCGGACGCCGGGCTGTCCCCGCCGTCCGAGGGCCCCTACGGCCGGGTGCCGCCGGCGCGCTCCACGCTGGATCGCATCGCCCGGGAGCGCCAGCCGCTCTTCAGCCAGGCCCCCGGGGAGGACCCCCGCGTGGACGCGCCCGAGTGGCGCCAGCGCGAGGGGCTGGTGGCCTTCGCGGGCCTGCCGCTGTTCGTGGGCGACAAGCCCGTGGGCGTCATGGCCCTGTTCTCCCGCCAGCCCATGGAGCAGGACACGCTCGACATCCTCAAGCAGGTGTCCGACGGCATCGCCCAGGGCGTCGAGCGCCTGCGGGCCGAGGACGCGCTGCGCACCCGCGTGGACTTCGAGCAGAAGCTCATCGGCATCGTCAGCCACGACCTGCGCAACCCCCTCAACGCCATCACCCTGGGCACCGCGGTGCTCGTGCAGCGCCAGGGGCTCGACGAGCGCGCCACCCGCTCCGTGCTGCGCATCCAGTCCTCCGCCGAGCGCGCCACCCGCATGGTGAAGGACCTCCTGGACTTCACCCAGGCGCGGCTCGGGGGCGGCATCCACATCGAGACCCGGCCGGTGGACCTGCGCGAGGTGGTGGGCGGTGTGCTGGAGGAGGTCCGGGCGGCCGAGCCCACGCGCGTGCTGGACGTGCGGCACGAGGGCGACGGGCAGGGGACGTGGGACGCGGACCGGCTCGCCCAGGTGGTGCAGAACCTGGTCACCAACGCCCTCAAGTACAGCCCCGCGGACAGCCGGGTGCGCATCGCCACCCGGGAAGAGGGGGGCGCGGTGTCCCTCACCGTGTCCAACGGCGGCGCGCCGATTCCGGCCTCCAAGCTGTCGAGCATCTTCGAGCCCATGCAGCGCGCCACCGCCGAGGTGGACAAGGTGGGCCGCAGCGTGGGCCTGGGGCTCTACATCGTGAAGAGCATCGTGGAAGCCCACGGGGGCTCCATCGCCGTCTCCTCCACCCAGGCCGAGGGCACCACCTTCACCGTGCGCCTGCCGCGCCAGCGCCCCTGA
- a CDS encoding DUF2378 family protein codes for MTGDPLVYSGTIEALFVRALENRLTPACRQRLREAGLDLEEKLPPTYSLAQWKQFLRIAADHVYAGMPAEAAYYSLGERFIDGYFSGLFGRALLGMARLLGPKRSLTQARLCFRASANCSEVRIVEKGPTEVEVWLTDIGADLPTFVAGVLARTAELTGGQRVVAIPEGFDGQSATYCVRWSEQPQEETPALAAPPPSKAAAESRPQL; via the coding sequence ATGACCGGCGACCCGCTCGTCTACTCAGGCACCATCGAAGCACTCTTCGTCCGAGCCCTGGAGAACCGCCTCACGCCCGCGTGCCGTCAGCGCCTGCGCGAGGCCGGGCTGGACCTGGAGGAGAAGCTCCCCCCCACCTACTCGCTCGCGCAGTGGAAGCAGTTCCTGCGCATCGCCGCGGACCACGTCTACGCGGGCATGCCCGCCGAGGCGGCGTACTACTCGCTCGGAGAGCGCTTCATCGACGGCTACTTCTCGGGCCTGTTCGGCCGGGCGTTGCTCGGCATGGCCCGGCTGCTCGGCCCCAAGCGCTCGTTGACCCAGGCGCGGCTGTGCTTCCGCGCCAGCGCCAACTGCAGCGAGGTGCGCATCGTCGAGAAGGGCCCCACCGAGGTGGAGGTGTGGCTGACGGACATCGGCGCGGACCTGCCCACCTTCGTGGCGGGCGTGCTCGCCCGGACCGCGGAGCTCACCGGCGGCCAGCGCGTGGTGGCCATCCCCGAGGGCTTCGACGGCCAGTCCGCCACCTATTGTGTCCGCTGGTCCGAGCAGCCCCAGGAGGAGACGCCGGCGCTCGCTGCCCCTCCGCCCTCCAAGGCCGCCGCCGAGAGCCGGCCGCAGCTGTAG
- a CDS encoding DEAD/DEAH box helicase, with protein MVSTDTPRAPLAALLPDAGQGPLDSDEILSRFVGWVESTGLSLYPAQEEAILELLGGKHLFLKTPTGSGKSLVAMALHFKAMAEGKVSFYTCPIKALVNEKFFALCEAFGAENVGLLTGDAAINREAPIICCTAEILSNLGLRDAMLRADYVVMDEFHYYADRERGIAWQLPLITLPSATFLMMSATLGDTHVIEEKLQEFTGREVVSVRSAVRPVPLDFDYREMPLHETIQELIRQKKAPIYLVNFSQRAAAEQAQNLMSVDFSTKEEKEAIRQALLDAPFDTPYGKEFQRFLRHGIGMHHAGLLPKYRLLVERLAQTGLLKVISGTDTLGVGVNIPIRTVLFTQLFKFNGEKLATLSVRDFQQIAGRAGRKGFDTQGSVVAQAPEHIIENVKIAQKEAKGGKRLPRKPPPQKGFVQYDKNTFERLQTGLPEPLESRFEVTHGFLLNLLQSEMLGGAEGYQRLVRLIERSHGSEYIKKRNLKEAAACFRTLVHAGLILVKKGEGGSGASVAVAPGLQRDFSLNQTLSLYLLDTLNKLDHEAETYALDVVTLAESILENPEVVLYAQLHELKGEKIAEMKARGMEYDERMAELDKLEWPKPNRDFIYTTFNAFADKHPWVGAENIRPKSILRDMYERYMTFHDYIREYGLQRSEGVLMRYLGDCYKALTQTIPERYRNEELKDIIEWLRAMIRHVDQSLLDEWERLKGPGDALLPRPDAPQERRPQDLAEDPRAFAAHVRNELYRLVRMLGLRRWADAVALLRLDAGGEAWTAAKLEAAMAPYFEEHTSVVLTPQARRPTYTLLKETGPRQWDAQQRLLDPEGHGDWMLDCAIDLTDRKVDDGPLLILRRIGT; from the coding sequence ATGGTTTCCACCGACACGCCCCGTGCGCCGCTCGCGGCCCTCCTGCCGGATGCCGGGCAGGGCCCCCTCGACTCCGACGAGATCCTCAGCCGCTTCGTGGGCTGGGTGGAGTCCACCGGCCTGTCCCTCTACCCGGCGCAGGAGGAGGCCATCCTGGAGCTGCTCGGGGGCAAGCACCTGTTCCTCAAGACGCCCACCGGCTCGGGCAAGTCGCTCGTGGCCATGGCGCTGCACTTCAAGGCCATGGCCGAGGGCAAGGTGTCCTTCTACACCTGCCCCATCAAGGCGCTGGTCAACGAGAAGTTCTTCGCCCTTTGCGAGGCCTTCGGCGCGGAGAACGTGGGCCTGCTCACCGGCGACGCGGCCATCAACCGCGAGGCGCCCATCATCTGCTGCACCGCGGAGATCCTCTCCAACCTGGGCCTGCGCGACGCCATGCTGCGCGCCGACTACGTGGTGATGGACGAGTTCCACTACTACGCGGACCGCGAGCGCGGCATCGCCTGGCAGCTGCCCCTCATCACGCTGCCCTCCGCCACCTTCCTGATGATGTCGGCCACGCTCGGCGACACGCACGTCATCGAGGAGAAGCTCCAGGAGTTCACCGGCCGCGAGGTGGTGAGCGTGCGCAGCGCGGTGCGTCCGGTGCCCCTGGACTTCGACTACCGCGAGATGCCCCTGCACGAGACCATCCAGGAGCTCATCCGGCAGAAGAAGGCGCCCATCTACCTGGTCAACTTCTCCCAGCGCGCCGCGGCCGAGCAGGCGCAGAACCTCATGAGCGTGGACTTCTCCACCAAGGAGGAGAAGGAGGCCATCCGCCAGGCGCTGCTGGACGCGCCCTTCGACACGCCCTACGGCAAGGAGTTCCAGCGCTTCCTGCGCCACGGCATCGGCATGCACCACGCGGGCCTCCTGCCCAAGTACCGGCTCCTGGTGGAGCGGCTCGCGCAGACGGGCCTGCTCAAGGTCATCAGCGGCACGGACACCCTGGGCGTGGGCGTGAACATCCCCATCCGCACGGTGCTCTTCACCCAGCTCTTCAAGTTCAACGGCGAGAAGCTGGCCACCTTGAGCGTGCGCGACTTCCAGCAGATCGCCGGCCGCGCGGGCCGCAAGGGCTTCGACACCCAGGGCAGCGTGGTGGCCCAGGCGCCCGAGCACATCATCGAGAACGTGAAGATCGCCCAGAAGGAGGCCAAGGGCGGCAAGCGCCTGCCGCGCAAGCCTCCGCCGCAGAAGGGCTTCGTCCAGTACGACAAGAACACCTTCGAGCGGTTGCAGACGGGCCTGCCCGAGCCCCTGGAGTCGCGCTTCGAGGTGACCCACGGCTTCCTGCTCAACCTCTTGCAGAGCGAGATGCTGGGCGGGGCCGAGGGCTACCAGCGCCTGGTGCGGCTCATCGAGCGCTCGCACGGCTCGGAGTACATCAAGAAGCGCAACCTCAAGGAGGCCGCGGCGTGCTTCCGCACCCTCGTGCACGCGGGGCTCATCCTGGTGAAGAAGGGGGAGGGGGGCAGCGGGGCGAGCGTGGCGGTGGCGCCGGGGCTCCAGCGTGACTTCTCGCTCAACCAGACCTTGTCGCTCTACCTCCTGGACACGCTCAACAAGCTGGACCACGAGGCGGAGACGTACGCGCTGGACGTGGTGACGCTCGCCGAGTCCATCCTGGAGAACCCCGAGGTGGTGCTCTACGCCCAGTTGCACGAGCTCAAGGGCGAGAAGATCGCCGAGATGAAGGCGCGCGGCATGGAGTACGACGAGCGCATGGCGGAGCTGGACAAGCTCGAGTGGCCCAAGCCCAACCGCGACTTCATCTACACCACGTTCAACGCCTTCGCGGACAAGCACCCGTGGGTGGGCGCGGAGAACATCCGGCCCAAGTCCATCCTGCGCGACATGTACGAGCGGTACATGACATTCCACGACTACATCCGGGAGTACGGGCTGCAGCGCAGCGAGGGCGTGCTCATGCGCTACCTGGGCGACTGCTACAAGGCGCTCACCCAGACCATCCCCGAGCGCTACCGCAACGAGGAGCTCAAGGACATCATCGAGTGGCTGCGGGCGATGATCCGCCACGTGGACCAGAGCCTGCTCGACGAGTGGGAGCGGCTCAAGGGCCCGGGCGACGCGCTCCTGCCGCGCCCCGATGCCCCCCAGGAGCGCCGGCCGCAGGACCTGGCCGAGGATCCGCGGGCCTTCGCGGCGCACGTGCGCAACGAGCTCTACCGCCTGGTGCGCATGCTCGGCCTGCGCCGGTGGGCGGACGCGGTCGCGCTCCTGCGGCTGGACGCGGGCGGCGAGGCCTGGACGGCGGCGAAGCTGGAGGCGGCCATGGCGCCGTACTTCGAGGAGCACACGAGCGTGGTGCTCACCCCCCAGGCCCGCCGGCCCACGTACACGCTGCTCAAGGAGACGGGGCCGCGGCAGTGGGACGCCCAGCAGCGGCTGCTCGACCCCGAGGGCCACGGCGACTGGATGCTCGACTGCGCCATCGACCTCACGGACCGCAAGGTGGACGACGGGCCGCTGCTCATCCTGCGCCGCATCGGCACGTGA
- a CDS encoding phosphoenolpyruvate carboxylase, translating into MPPIRHVDLPLRQDVRLLGQLLGEVIIEQEGQAVFELEERVRRLSIDRRRGPKSGRRAAASELAALLRRMPLEQAEPVLRAFSTYFRLVNLAEQNHRVRRTREHQISGQRGAQRGSLEAVMQQLRQAGVSAAKLRETLQAMRVTLTLTAHPTQAARRTVLEKTYRLARLMENRDRCQLTPREKADTHLAMREEISALWQTDELRRERPTVGDEVKNVLWYVEEVLAEQLALMPETLHWAFERAYGEPLGVIVAPVRVHSWVGGDMDGNPLVTPEVFADTLRAHRARGLRALRENISRLGWVLTQSERHTHVSEELRASLAEDARALPEVMARYGARTEGEPWRRKLRFMEGRLQAALAYVEGRRAGKTEPLPEAAYRSPKDLLEDLALLERSLNEARAGHAGVRAIRRFIALVHAVGFHLAELEVRAPAEDARSAAASLKGGPAPTEGGKRLLAVLQRMREAQEESGEGCCRTLILSMASTAEDVLAAFECARGVGLWDEARGCATVDVVPLFEQLGALDDGPGVLRQLFTHDVYRQHLKARGVQEVMVGYSDSGKEVGLLAANAALYRAQSALTQVAHEAGVRLRLFHGRGETVARGGGPAQAAILALPPGSVAGTYKATEQGEALDHKYARPELARRTLELVLGGVLLHTLDAQPRLAPEEEPTFRATFDELAETGRRAYRALVWEDPAFVPFFQAATPIEEISALPIGSRPSKRSAGGLESLRAIPWVFSWTQNRAILPGWYGVGAALESVGSRPDGLRLLHRMYKQWPYFRAVVDNVAMVLAKSDMAIASRYAALAPESTRDLWERIRAEYTRTRRWVKRVTGESRLLANNRQLQQSIALRNPYIDPMSFLQVELMRRKRAGEDHCDRPLLLTLSGIAGGMRNTG; encoded by the coding sequence ATGCCTCCCATTCGCCACGTGGATCTGCCGCTGCGCCAGGACGTCCGGCTCCTGGGCCAACTGCTCGGGGAAGTCATCATCGAACAGGAGGGCCAGGCTGTCTTCGAGCTGGAGGAGCGCGTGCGCCGGCTCTCCATCGATCGCCGCCGGGGGCCCAAATCCGGCCGCCGCGCCGCCGCCTCGGAGCTGGCCGCGCTCCTGCGCCGCATGCCCCTGGAGCAGGCCGAGCCCGTGCTGCGCGCCTTCTCCACGTACTTCCGCCTGGTCAACCTGGCCGAGCAGAACCACCGCGTGCGCCGCACCCGCGAGCACCAGATCTCCGGCCAGCGTGGCGCCCAGCGCGGCTCGCTCGAGGCCGTGATGCAGCAGCTCAGACAAGCGGGGGTGAGCGCCGCGAAGCTGCGCGAGACGCTCCAGGCCATGCGCGTGACGCTCACGCTCACCGCGCACCCCACCCAGGCCGCGCGCCGCACGGTGCTGGAGAAGACGTACCGGCTCGCCCGGCTGATGGAGAACCGGGACCGCTGCCAGCTCACGCCCCGCGAGAAGGCGGACACGCACCTGGCCATGCGCGAGGAGATCTCCGCCCTGTGGCAGACGGACGAGCTGCGCCGCGAGCGCCCCACGGTGGGCGACGAGGTGAAGAACGTCCTCTGGTACGTGGAGGAGGTGCTGGCCGAGCAGCTCGCGCTCATGCCGGAGACGCTGCACTGGGCCTTCGAGCGCGCCTATGGCGAGCCCCTGGGCGTCATCGTCGCGCCGGTGCGGGTGCACTCGTGGGTGGGCGGCGACATGGACGGCAACCCCCTGGTGACGCCCGAGGTGTTCGCCGACACGCTGCGCGCCCACCGCGCGCGCGGCCTCCGGGCGCTGCGCGAGAACATCTCCCGGCTCGGGTGGGTGCTCACCCAGTCCGAGCGCCACACCCACGTGTCCGAGGAGCTCCGGGCCTCGCTCGCCGAGGACGCGCGCGCCCTGCCCGAGGTGATGGCGCGCTACGGCGCCCGCACCGAGGGCGAGCCCTGGCGCCGCAAGCTGCGCTTCATGGAGGGCCGGCTCCAGGCCGCGCTCGCCTACGTGGAGGGCCGCCGCGCGGGGAAGACGGAGCCCTTGCCCGAGGCCGCCTACCGCTCACCCAAGGACTTGCTGGAGGACCTGGCGCTCCTGGAGCGCTCGCTCAACGAGGCCCGGGCGGGGCACGCGGGCGTGCGGGCCATCCGCCGCTTCATCGCGCTGGTGCACGCGGTGGGCTTCCACCTGGCGGAGCTGGAGGTGCGCGCGCCGGCCGAGGACGCGCGCAGCGCCGCCGCGTCGCTCAAGGGCGGCCCCGCGCCCACCGAGGGCGGCAAGCGGCTGCTCGCGGTGCTCCAGCGCATGCGCGAGGCCCAGGAGGAGTCGGGCGAGGGGTGCTGCCGCACGCTCATCCTCTCCATGGCCTCCACCGCCGAGGACGTGCTGGCCGCCTTCGAGTGCGCCCGGGGCGTGGGCCTGTGGGACGAGGCGCGCGGGTGCGCCACCGTGGACGTGGTGCCCCTGTTCGAGCAGCTCGGGGCGCTGGATGACGGCCCGGGCGTGCTGCGCCAGCTCTTCACCCACGACGTCTACCGCCAGCACTTGAAGGCGCGCGGGGTGCAGGAGGTGATGGTGGGCTACAGCGACTCGGGCAAGGAGGTGGGCCTGCTCGCCGCCAACGCCGCGCTCTACCGGGCCCAGTCCGCGCTCACCCAGGTGGCGCACGAGGCCGGGGTGCGGCTGCGGCTGTTCCACGGCCGCGGCGAGACGGTGGCGCGCGGCGGTGGCCCCGCCCAGGCGGCCATCCTCGCGCTGCCGCCGGGCAGCGTGGCGGGCACCTACAAGGCCACCGAGCAGGGCGAGGCGTTGGACCACAAGTACGCCCGGCCCGAGCTGGCGCGGCGCACCCTGGAGCTGGTGCTCGGCGGCGTGCTCCTGCACACGCTGGATGCCCAGCCGCGCCTGGCCCCCGAGGAGGAGCCCACGTTCCGCGCCACCTTCGACGAGCTGGCGGAGACGGGCCGCCGCGCCTACCGCGCGCTCGTCTGGGAGGATCCGGCCTTCGTGCCCTTCTTCCAGGCCGCCACGCCCATCGAGGAGATCTCCGCGCTGCCCATCGGCTCGCGCCCGAGCAAGCGCTCCGCGGGCGGCCTCGAGTCCCTGCGCGCCATCCCCTGGGTGTTCTCCTGGACGCAGAACCGCGCCATCCTGCCGGGCTGGTACGGGGTGGGCGCGGCGCTGGAGTCCGTGGGCTCGCGGCCCGACGGGCTGCGGCTCTTGCACCGCATGTACAAGCAGTGGCCCTACTTCCGCGCCGTCGTCGACAACGTGGCCATGGTGCTCGCCAAGTCGGACATGGCCATCGCCTCGCGCTACGCCGCCCTGGCGCCCGAGTCCACGCGGGACTTGTGGGAGCGCATCCGCGCCGAGTACACGCGCACCCGGCGCTGGGTCAAACGCGTGACGGGCGAGTCGCGCCTGCTGGCCAACAACCGGCAGCTCCAGCAGAGCATCGCCCTGCGCAACCCCTACATCGATCCCATGTCCTTCCTGCAGGTGGAGCTCATGCGTCGCAAGCGCGCCGGCGAGGACCACTGCGACCGGCCGCTCTTGCTCACGCTCAGCGGCATCGCCGGCGGCATGCGCAACACGGGGTGA
- a CDS encoding TIGR02266 family protein, producing the protein MKTADAVPPAATSYANRRAYERMSARFDVRFKEARDAARALHAYSLNLSAGGLCLRTSRAYDVGARVQLQMRVEGEDFELEGVVSWVRDDAEAIGVRFVDVSSGDQERLQRVVSSFKR; encoded by the coding sequence ATGAAGACAGCCGACGCAGTGCCCCCAGCGGCGACGTCATACGCCAACCGGCGAGCCTACGAGCGGATGAGCGCCCGGTTCGACGTGCGCTTCAAGGAGGCGCGTGACGCGGCGCGCGCGCTGCACGCCTACTCGCTCAACCTGTCCGCGGGGGGCCTGTGCCTGCGCACCAGCCGCGCCTACGACGTGGGCGCGCGCGTGCAACTGCAGATGCGCGTGGAGGGCGAGGACTTCGAGCTGGAGGGCGTCGTGTCGTGGGTGCGCGATGACGCCGAGGCCATCGGCGTGCGCTTCGTCGACGTGTCCTCGGGCGATCAGGAGCGGCTGCAGCGCGTGGTGTCCAGCTTCAAGCGCTGA